The genomic stretch ACAATTTCAAACACTagaattgaaaaaataaataggGTGCCATGTGAAAGATCATTGAAGTCATTGATTCGGTTTCTCCATCAACGCTGTCAAACATTGTTTCCAATCTGAAACTTGATTTTGGCCATTCGCCACCTCAAATATGAATCCAGATTGTGGGACACAGTCCAAGGCTTGTACACAAACAAAGGCAGCATCTTCTTTGCTAATACTTCCACTAGCTGCACAACCCTGCTTTGTATATTAGTGCATATCAAATAGAGTTCAATGCCATGCTAATACTACTTTTGTTTTCATCAAATATTGTTGCTTCAACTTTTACTTGTAACTCTTTTTTAAATCTAAAATACGAGGCTGTTTATTTTTCTCTGTTATTGAGACTATTATAAGTATTCTGTCAAATATAATGCAAGTCAATCAAATTGTCTATATTACACTCTTTCTATGCGGTCCTTTTCCGAACGACCGGACCTATATAACACGAGATACTTTGTGCCAGATTGTCCTATTATATGCATATATTTTACAACCATGTTAGGTGTATTCTAAAATCAACCACTAGTAGAAATGCAGATTGAAAtacaaaaatacataataaaaattcGTTAAACtacatatgtatttatatacaaatacatagTAGCTGATTTGGTATTTGATTTTTAATGTGCACATGGTATTTCTGTATATTTTATTGTACCTTATTCAATACTTGTATCATATTGATCCAACATAAACTAGAAATAACCCTTTTAATAGAAAGAGGATTGCTAACATTAGATCAGAATAGCACTCACAGAAATGTTCTAATAACAAGTAGCAATATCAAATAGTGAAGAGATTAGTTGATAGCAATAGCATGCTTTGTTTTGGGTTTGATAAGTAAAAACATCCTATGAAACATTTACTTATTATGTCTCAGATTGTTTCCATCatcaaaaagaagaaaaataaaaatgtaggGTGTTGTATGTACCTGGTCGAAGGTAAAGCCTTGATTTCCACCAGCTGTATCTTGAAATGCACCGGTTCTAATAATGGTGTAAGGAATCCCTGAGCTCTTCAACACTGATTCATCTTGCTCTGCCAATTTCTTTGCATTGCTTTTCATCATAGATTGGATCCCACTTTTACCACTATAAACTGACAACTGCTACTTtgttaaaaaaacaaaacaaggCAACAAATAAACACTCTTCTTGTTTTCTTCAACGGAAAGTAACCTTGAGAAGAGTAATGCTTCTCCTATGACTCAACTTTGTTGAAGAAATAAAGTTTTGAATCGAccaatagaaaattaaaaaaattaggatCAATATGATGTTTGGGTAAATACTTAATCAAATTAGCATTCATAAAACATCAAATCTTATATGAAAAAAGCTAGTATATTCTTCCAAATCTTATAtctatttagatatttttatccAAATGTTATTTCCAATAATGCTTGCAACAAATCGCATAAAAGATATTATCTCTAAAgctttttttttagaatatatatttaatatttggTTATTTTTGTCACTATTTTAAGTATTTTGACTTTTTGAGAGTTTGTTTGTCGTTTGTAtctttcaaaattatttttgtcaacACCATAAACTTTTGGGTACCATTTTGATAGTTTACCCTTGTTAGAAAATAGCATTACTAGGGATAATAAAGGAAAAGGGTACCTGtgataagaggattatatgttgTACCCCTTGAAGGCTCCCAACATTGGAAAGAAAACCCTCctggaaaacaataatgaaataaTTCAATCATTTATCTATTTGGAACATTATTCTAAGGACAACAAATATAATAGTATCACCTTTGTCTTTGTCTTTATAAGTGCAAAATTTTGACACTAAAAAATGATCAAGTTTCATTGTTCAAATTTTACAAATGCAAATGAGTTAAGGTGTTCATACATACATTTGGGCATATAATTGTGCGAACTCCTCTGAGAGCTTTCTTGAGGAATCGATTGTCACTTGTATCACCTGTCATGGACTGTTCCCAACAAATATCATGCAATGAGTTAATAATAATCATGATTAAATAAGgaactataaaaaaaatgaaaaaaaaagttattaacTTTTATCCACCTCAACATAAGTTCCAAAGGCTTCAAGTGCAGCCCGTTTATCCTTTACCAGTGCCTTTATTCGAGTTCGCTTCACAATTAGTGACAATATCACCATCTGTGTAAAACCCAGAAAACATTtactcaacaaggctttaatgtCATGGATTCCTTTAATACAGGGTAATGCATATTGCTTGTGTGTTAGAGATATAAATATTTGTATATCTTCTcctattagtttaaatttttagaaaaagtgATATCACAACATGGTATCAAGCTTATATGAACATTAAAATTCGCTCCTTACTAACCCCAAAAAGAAAATTCCAGCTCTCTTAgttatatattttgtaaaatataGCACTAAATACTCCTCTAACTATAACACTATTCCTAAAAAACAACTTCAAGGGAAAATCAATCTTCCTAATCTGATAGAAGTTGTCAAGATGAATTTCACCAAACTAGTTAGTAAAATTTTCACTTTAATATAAGTCAATCAAGACAATGGATACATATTTATGAAGTATAAGGTCCCAGAATTTCAGAGGCAATACtctttagaatttaattttgatacattgcCAATGTAAAGAAGTTTTGTACGTACATTTAATCATGTAATATCATGTGAGTAAAAATAATTACCTTTTACATTAGGAAAAGACTCGCATATATACTCAAACAATGCATAGAATACAAAGGTGTATTCAAtgcagagaagaaaaaaaaaagaaaaaagaaaaagagggaCTCGCATGTTTGTTTTCTCTCACCTCGGAATTCTATGTATGCTTACAATATATATGCGAGCAATCACCTTTACATTAATCGCGTAAATGATCATCTAAAAGAACGGATGTAACTTGACGATTATGTAAAACGTTTTACactaaactctttccactcaaTGTAAATCCTATGTATTACATCTATACAAATGTTGCTTAATGTTTCAGTTAGTTGTAAATTTAGTGTAGAAATAGGGACCAACTTTTCTGCCTCTGTAAATAACATTGTTGATAAGAATATTGTTCTTGAATTACAAGATTTTGATATATCAATAATAAGGCAAAGcttgtaataataatttttaaaaaaaaattggcaagCAGACCTGACCCATCTCACTATCTCCATCTGTTACTAGCACTGCATCCCTGATTTCATCTTCTGCGTTGGTACAATACAATTGTGTGATATCAAAATTTCAGAAcaaataagcataaaagaaaaaagagtaaaCTATCAAGTAAATGTAATTCCCTTCGTGCAAAGTTAATAACTAAGAATCTCATTAAATAGTTTgacaaatttgattaaattatcatgctctcaactatcaactttacaTTCAAGTTCATATTAACGAAGTTAACTGTACTTAAATTTTCACCACTAAAATAACTTACCCGGATAATCATCCTCTTCATCTTGTGTGTTAGTGTCATCTTTTGGAAGGAGATCAGGTGCACCATACCATTTCCTTAATTTTGGACCCCctagaaattaattaattaatacatgtTTGATTATAGAGGAAAAATAGTATCCAAATTTATTTTCGTTAATCTATAATGTGAGAAAAACAGGAGGAGTATGATTTTAAGAAGCCAAGAAGAAAAACAGAGGGTACGTGGAGAAGCATCCACCTTCGATGTAATCGAGAATTTGGTCGAAAAAAGTGAGCTTCTTCTTGGCATGACATACAAGAGAAAAAGAGTTATCTGTGTTGATGAAGAGGAAAGAAGAACGAAATGGTGTGGTTGAAGTTTGAGAATCCAAAAGAAGATGATGGGTTTGGAGGGAAAGGATGGAAGAAAGCGTAGAACACACCAACGCCATTGT from Arachis stenosperma cultivar V10309 chromosome 9, arast.V10309.gnm1.PFL2, whole genome shotgun sequence encodes the following:
- the LOC130948132 gene encoding uncharacterized protein LOC130948132 isoform X4, whose protein sequence is MALVCSTLSSILSLQTHHLLLDSQTSTTPFRSSFLFINTDNSFSLVCHAKKKLTFFDQILDYIEGGPKLRKWYGAPDLLPKDDTNTQDEEDDYPEDEIRDAVLVTDGDSEMGQMVILSLIVKRTRIKALVKDKRAALEAFGTYVESMTGDTSDNRFLKKALRGVRTIICPNEGFLSNVGSLQGVQHIILLSQLSVYSGKSGIQSMMKSNAKKLAEQDESVLKSSGIPYTIIRTGAFQDTAGGNQGFTFDQLVEVLAKKMLPLFVYKPWTVSHNLDSYLRWRMAKIKFQIGNNV
- the LOC130948132 gene encoding uncharacterized protein LOC130948132 isoform X3, with product MALVCSTLSSILSLQTHHLLLDSQTSTTPFRSSFLFINTDNSFSLVCHAKKKLTFFDQILDYIEGGPKLRKWYGAPDLLPKDDTNTQDEEDDYPEDEIRDAVLVTDGDSEMGQMVILSLIVKRTRIKALVKDKRAALEAFGTYVESMTGDTSDNRFLKKALRGVRTIICPNEGFLSNVGSLQGVQHIILLSQQLSVYSGKSGIQSMMKSNAKKLAEQDESVLKSSGIPYTIIRTGAFQDTAGGNQGFTFDQLVEVLAKKMLPLFVYKPWTVSHNLDSYLRWRMAKIKFQIGNNV
- the LOC130948132 gene encoding uncharacterized protein LOC130948132 isoform X2, which gives rise to MALVCSTLSSILSLQTHHLLLDSQTSTTPFRSSFLFINTDNSFSLVCHAKKKLTFFDQILDYIEGGPKLRKWYGAPDLLPKDDTNTQDEEDDYPEDEIRDAVLVTDGDSEMGQMVILSLIVKRTRIKALVKDKRAALEAFGTYVESMTGDTSDNRFLKKALRGVRTIICPNEGFLSNVGSLQGVQHIILLSQLSVYSGKSGIQSMMKSNAKKLAEQDESVLKSSGIPYTIIRTGAFQDTAGGNQGFTFDQGCAASGSISKEDAAFVCVQALDCVPQSGFIFEVANGQNQVSDWKQCLTALMEKPNQ
- the LOC130948132 gene encoding uncharacterized protein LOC130948132 isoform X1 — protein: MALVCSTLSSILSLQTHHLLLDSQTSTTPFRSSFLFINTDNSFSLVCHAKKKLTFFDQILDYIEGGPKLRKWYGAPDLLPKDDTNTQDEEDDYPEDEIRDAVLVTDGDSEMGQMVILSLIVKRTRIKALVKDKRAALEAFGTYVESMTGDTSDNRFLKKALRGVRTIICPNEGFLSNVGSLQGVQHIILLSQQLSVYSGKSGIQSMMKSNAKKLAEQDESVLKSSGIPYTIIRTGAFQDTAGGNQGFTFDQGCAASGSISKEDAAFVCVQALDCVPQSGFIFEVANGQNQVSDWKQCLTALMEKPNQ